Part of the Sphaerodactylus townsendi isolate TG3544 linkage group LG10, MPM_Stown_v2.3, whole genome shotgun sequence genome is shown below.
gagctcctgtatctaatctggaggaaccggttttgattcccagctctgccgcctgagctgtggaggcttatctggggaagtcagattagcctgcgcactcccacacacgccagctgggtgaccttgggctagtcacagcttctcggagctctctcagccccacccacctcacaggggggaagggcaaggagattgtcagcccctttgagtctcctgcaggagagaaaggggggctataaatccaaaactctcttctcttttttctcttttgcaggaAAGAGACAGGACGTGGCGCCAAAACAGGCACATGTGCAGGGTGGTGCTGGGTGAACCTAAGACCTATTCTGGGGACCCGCTCCCCCACTGGGGTTCTACTCACTGCGTTGCAAGAGGTCAGCAAGTTAATGACGTTGTGGTCGAAGTGCGTGACGTGGTTGGCTATGTAGACGCGGGCCCGGAGGCCCCGCTGCCGTGGCTGGCTCTGCCGCACCAGGAGGCCCAGCACCGAGCACATCACCCGCACCACGAACCTGGAAGAGGTGCACGCCTCAAGCACGCCCGCCTACCTGTGCGCCCGCCACGCTGCCTCTGCGCAATCGCgaccccgcccccctcccacgACCTGCCACCcacagcctggggggggggcgcggttTCCCTGGCggagtcccccccccgccccgcgttCCTGGCCCGCCTCCTCCGCGCGGCCGGGTTGGCTGCAGCGACAGCCCcggccagaccccccccccttgcgggGCGGCCACTGACCTGCGGAGGGCGCTGTCCGGGAGGGCGCAGCTGACCAGGAAGACGTGGAGGCCGACGAAgaggcgcagcagcagcaggcacagCCCCACCGGCGCGTACAGCAGCAGCGACACCAGCAGCAGCCCGTCGCTCGGCAGCCTgcgaaaggagggagggggggagggagggaggggttggcggcggcggcggcggagagcgggaggggggccccggggcggggggcggggggcgagggGGGCTCACCGGTGCGCGTCGAAGAGGCGGTCGGCGCCCGGCGGgggcggcgcggcggcggcgCCGGCGGCGTCGGGGGTCGGGGCGGCCTCCATGGCTGCGCCGCTCCGTCCTCCCTTCAGGGCCCGGCCGAGGCCCGCGCAGCCCCAGCCGCCATCCTGGCCGCGCTTGCGCAGACGAGAGCTCGTTGCCTCTCGGGCTGGCCGGAAGTCGGCCGGCCTTTCCCAGCGACCACCGCGCGGCAGAGCCGCCCGGAACGCCAAGTCCCGCAGGGGACTTCCGGCcgcgggaggcggggggggggggaagatggcggcggcggcggcagggcggGCTGTGCGGGTGGCGCTGGCGGGGGGCGGGCGTCGGTGGCGCTGGCGGGGGGCCGGCTGGGCCTGGGCCTTGGCGGGCGCGGGAGGAGGagccgcggcggcggcgggggcgctgctgctgggcggggcggaggcggcggcggcggcggaggagggggggaggggaggccccgCCTCCCCCCGCGCCACCTTTAACTTCATCGCCGACGTGGCCGAGAAGACGGCGCCGGCGCTGGTCTACGTGGAGATCCTGGGCAGGTGAGGCCCCTCCTCCTCTCGCAGCGGGGGCGGGGGCTTCACAGGCCGGCCTTCCCCGTGGGGGGACCCACCGCGGTCCCCATCGAGAGGAATAACGGCAGCCACGAATGTAAAATGCATCCGCGCAACAGCCGTTTCCCCGCGCCCTACGCAATAGGTGGGAAGGAAcatccttcctcacaacaaccctgtggggtaggcttGGCTGAGCGAGGGGGGGGGCTCGGCTCCTGCAGCTAAGTCTGCCGAGCAGACCACGGATTTGTtaagccctcccctccctcatgtTTCCCACTTACGGGAAGAACGTTGATTTGAAATGTGGCGTTGGAGGCGAGCTTTATGGATTCCACGTTGATCAGACTATGAgtgcaattggggaggggggggtagaATTGTGGATGCAGCACAAGGGCCCACTGACACCCGTTCCTGTAACATCTGCGAAAGGGGCAACTGTGCCCATCGTGGGGGCAGATATGCCAGTGCTTTGCAGCACCTGAACGCAGAATCTGCCACTGCTCTGGGGCTTCTCTGCCAGAAGGGCCCACATCTGCATGGGTGGCCAGTTCTGGGAGGTGACGACTGACACCCTGGAAATGACCAGCTGCCATAACCTAGGCCATCAAAATAGCAAGAATGCGCCCTTGCGGCAGAAGGGTGACTTGGGGTCTTCTGCTCGGTTTTGGATCTTTCACCTTCTCTGCATCTCTCCACTGCCGGCACCATCCTCGGCTGCTGCAAAATTGTCCCCCATCCCAACCCAAGGAAGAAAGTGTGCTTGccttcttggtggcctccctcaGGGCCTAGAGAGGCAGGTCCCTTCCTGCCCTGGACGGGTGTTCCTCTGTGAGGCGCTGCTTTTCTGCAGCCGCTCTCCTGCCTGTGCAGCCTGGAAGAGAGCCATTTGCTGGGCTGCTCCAGCTGAGAAGCACACAGTTGGAAGGGGCCAGCCagtcagtgcaggatcagcctcgcatcccagacaagtgtttgtccagctgctgcttcagGACTGCCAGTGAGCGGGAGCTCACCCCCTCCCAGGGTGGCTGATCCCACTTTTGCACAACTCTTacagtgattcccccccccccccccaatatccaaTTGGAACCTTTCTCCCTGTAATTTACATCCTTGCATAGTGCGGGGTTGTGCGTTTGGAGCATATGACTGCCTGTCGCCTTCTCCTGTTGTCCCCAGGCATCCGTTCTCAGGGCGAGAGTTGCCCATCTCCAATGGTTCTGGTTTCGTGGTGTCTGCAGACGGCTTGATTGTGACAAACGCCCACGTTGTGGCAAACCGCAGGCGAGTGAGGGTGCGCCTGGCCAGTGGGGAGCTCTACAATGCTGTTGTGCGGCAGGTGGACCAAGTCGCTGACATCGCCACCATCAAGATAGATCCCAAGGTGCTTTACTCAAgcgaagccgggggggggggtgtctcccaaCCCCCCTGTTGTCCTAGGCTGGGGCAGGAAGCTGGGGCAGTGCaaagccacacacacagaatCTGGGTTGCACGGATGCCTCAAGAAGCGGCACCAGGAGGCTTCAAACTGCATGCAACGTTGGAAGGCAGCCCTTCCAGGAACAAACTAATCGGGTGGCACTACACTGTGTTGCTCCATAGTGCGCCCCCTGGAATCCCTCTTTTGTTTCAGGTCGCTGCTGCAGcagttggggtgggggcattAGCCGAAGGCAGCTGCAACCACAGATGCTTGCTTGTTCCTCTCTCCTCAGCGCCCCCTGCCCACCTTGCCCTTGGGTCGCTCGTCAGAGGTGCGCCAGGGGGAATTTGTGGTCGCCATGGGCAGCCCTTTTGCCCTCCAGAACACTGTCACATCCGGCATCGTTAGCTCAGTCCAGCGAGGAGGGCGAGAACTGGGCCTGGCTGCTTCTGACATGGAGTACATCCAGACAGACGCTGCCATAGACGTAAGGACCCCATGCCTTATATGGACCTCTCTGGGGTTTTCGCTATGGCCTGCCTGTGGGCATTGCATCTGCAGAACGTGAGGGGCTTGGGCCCTCTTTGCATGGTTgggtttgtttggatttatatccccactttctgtcctgtaaggagactcaaaaggctgacaagctcctttcccctcctctccccacaacagacacctggtgaggcaggtggggctgagagagttcagagagaactgcagctagtccaaggtcacccagcaggaatgtgtgggAATGGAGAaatgaatctggttcaccagataagactcctctgctcatgtggaggagtagtaaatcaaacccggttctccagattagagtccacctgctcttgaccgcCTTACCATTCTGGACACAGCCCTCAGTGCACTTAGAAACATGGAGCTGGAAGAGCCTCAAGGGTCAACCAGTCCCACCCTCTGCCTAACataggaaattcacagctacctccccccacccctagtgAACCCTGCTTTATGCCTAGAGGAtggcataggacagtggtggcgaacttttggcactccagatgttatggactacaattcccatcagctcctacaattggccatgttggcaggggctgatgggaattgtagtccataacatctggagtgccagaggttcgccaccacaggcatagGATCTCTGGCCAATTCctccctgaccccaaagtggagttatcctgggcatgtaagaaggGACCACGAGAGCTGAGCACTGGCTCCCCctgtcctgccctccctctcatggtCTGCCTGAGTTCACAGAGTCAGCCTTGCTACGGGTGGCTGCCTGGCCTCTGCTTAAagctctccaaagaaggagagccccccacctcctgaggaagcctCCTCCACTGTTAGGgtgttcttcctgatgtttaaccAAAAACtcatttgatttaatttcaacccgttggttctggtctgaccttctggCGCAACAAAAAACAACTCTGCCCCACCCTGTACGTAACTGTCTTTCAATAATTTGAAGATGGTTCTCATATCACCTCTCGGTCgtttcctctccaggctaaacattcccCGCTCCTTCGGCCTCTCCTCAGAGCACTGGCTCTCCAGACCCCTTGCTGTCTccgctgccctcctctggacatgtccCTGCTTGTCAGCATCCTTGTTAAATTGGGGTGCCCAAAACTGAGCACAGCGCTCCAAGTGGGGCTATCACTTTCTGTGGCCTGGCCAGTGACTTAGAGTCaaagaatcctagagttggaagagacccccaagggccatcaggtccaaccccctgcagtgcaggaacacataatcaaatcactcctgacagatggccatctagcctctctttaaaaacctccgaagaaagagactccaccacacttcgaggcggtgaattccactgtcgaacagccctgacggtcaggaagttcttcctgatgtttgggtggaatctcttttccttcaccttgaacccatgactcctggtcctagcctctggagcagcagagaacacGCTCgccccctcaccaacatgacatcccttcagatatctaaacatggctgtcatgattttttacctcttaaccttctcttcatcaaactaagcatacccagctcccaaagtctctcctctGTCGATGCAGCCTGAAATTGCTTCTGCCTTTt
Proteins encoded:
- the HTRA2 gene encoding serine protease HTRA2, mitochondrial yields the protein MAAPLRPPFRARPRPAQPQPPSWPRLRRRELVASRAGRKSAGLSQRPPRGRAARNAKSRRGLPAAGGGGGGKMAAAAAGRAVRVALAGGGRRWRWRGAGWAWALAGAGGGAAAAAGALLLGGAEAAAAAEEGGRGGPASPRATFNFIADVAEKTAPALVYVEILGRHPFSGRELPISNGSGFVVSADGLIVTNAHVVANRRRVRVRLASGELYNAVVRQVDQVADIATIKIDPKRPLPTLPLGRSSEVRQGEFVVAMGSPFALQNTVTSGIVSSVQRGGRELGLAASDMEYIQTDAAIDFGNSGGPLVNLDGEVIGVNTMKVTSGISFAIPSDRLRAFLEEEGKRTGPWFGSTEGKRRYIGVMMLTLTPSILSELRLRDPAFPDVPHGVLIHKVILGSPAHQAGLRAGDILMEINGQPSRRAEDVYTAVRTQPHLELLVRRGSQSLPLTITPEATE